The Andrena cerasifolii isolate SP2316 chromosome 14, iyAndCera1_principal, whole genome shotgun sequence genome contains a region encoding:
- the LOC143376308 gene encoding uncharacterized protein LOC143376308, producing the protein MGWIFLASILLLSVCAAGLPLPQGGAGAHGQPQAGSPSTPGPGGGTVGSGASSTLVAAGGGASGSDTGAVSGGGGLAGPGVTGGSTGGGAGGGAAGGGTGWSQGPVRRGRGWRDWRRGDPTLIKGLWQSKGPLDSLGNAEAYIFLALLIGFVTVVVGCWLSDNCWSPEPEGVVTLA; encoded by the exons ATGGGGTGGATCTTCCTTGCCAGTATTTTACTCCTATCCGTATGCG cgGCGGGATTGCCGTTGCCACAGGGCGGGGCGGGGGCCCATGGACAGCCGCAGGCTGGCTCGCCGAGCACCCCGGGCCCCGGCGGTGGCACAGTTGGCAGCGGCGCGAGCAGTACTCTCGTCGCTGCTGGCGGCGGTGCTTCCGGCTCTGACACCGGCGCCGTCAGCGGAGGCGGCGGGCTTGCAGGCCCCGGTGTCACTGGGGGAAGTACCGGCGGTGGGGCCGGTGGCGGTGCTGCCGGTGGTGGCACAGGCTGGTCCCAAGGACCGGTTCGCCGGGGCCGAGGGTGGCGCGACTGGCGCCGCGGCGACCCCACCCTTATAAAGGGACTTTGGCAGTCCAAGGGACCTCTAG ATTCCTTAGGGAACGCGGAGGCGTACATCTTCTTAGCGTTGCTGATCGGTTTCGTCACCGTGGTGGTCGGCTGTTGGCTCTCCGACAACTGCTGGTCACCTGAGCCCGAAGGAGTGGTCACCCTCGCATAG